AGAGCTGCACCGAGCGTTGCTGCCGGTGCTCGATCTCGTCGTAGTCCGAGACGGTGCCGCCGTCCTCCACGCGGCCCGCCCGGTTCACCGCTCCCGCGGTCAGCGCGAGAGCCTCCACCAATGTCGTCTTGCCCGATCCGCTGTGGCCGACCAGCACCACGTTCCTTACGGACGCGGGGTGGTCGGCCGCCGTAGCCCTGCCGGCGGCTCCGGGGTGTGCGTGCGCCTTGTCGCCCATGGCCTTGCCTCCCGTGCACGGTGAGGTCTCTGTGGGCGCGGACATGCTCAGGCCGCGTGCGGTGGCGGCACCGGTGACGCCCGCGGTGTCTTCGAGCTTCGCACTCGCGTCACGGCGCGTCCATACAGTGGACGCGACGGCGCCGCGGCACCGACGGCATCGCGTCGTGACACGGGGGTGCGGGTGCCCGGCCGTCGCACAGGCGCACGCGTGACTACGATGGGGCGGCCGGTGGCCAGCAGGGGCCGCGCGGCGACACCGACCCTCGGGAAGGCCATGCTGAACAAGTACGCGCGTGCATTCTTCACGCGTGTCCTCACACCGTTCGCCGCGTTTCTCATCCGCCGGGGGGTAAGCCCCGACACGGTCACCTTCCTGGGCACGGCCGGAGTGATGGCGGGCGCACTGGTCTTCTTCCCGCGGGGAGAGTTCTTCTGGGGCACGATCGTCATCACGCTGTTCGTGTTCTCCGACCTCGTCGACGGGAACATGGCGCGCCAGCTCGGCCGCTCCAGCCGCTGGGGGGCCTTCCTGGACTCCACGCTCGACCGGGTGGCCGACGGCGCGATCTTCGGCGGCTTCGCGCTCTGGTACGCGGGTGGCGGCGACGACAACGTCCTGTGCGCCGTTTCGATCTTCTGCCTGGCCAGCGGCCAGGTGGTCTCGTACACCAAGGCGCGCGGCGAGGCGATCGGCCTGCCGGTCGCCGTCAACGGCCTGGTGGAGCGCGCCGAGCGACTGGTGATCTCCCTGGTCGCGGCCGGTCTTGCGGGCCTGCACGCGTTCGGTGTGCCCGGCATCCAGGTGCTGCTGCCGATCGCGCTGTGGATCGTCGCCGTCGGCAGCCTCGTCACGCTGGTCCAGCGTGTCGTCACCGTCCGCCGGGAGTCCGCCGAGGCGGACGCCGCCGCTGCCGCCGCGAACAGCGAGGCCACCTCGTGACCAGCCTCCAGGACCGGCTGGCGGACGGCGCGTACGCCCTCGGCTGGAGCACCGTCAAGAAGCTCCCCGAGCCCGTCGCCGTGCGCCTCGGCCGGACGATCGCGGACCTCGCCTGGAAGAAGCGCGGCAAGGGCGTGCTCCGTCTGGAGAGCAACTACGCGCGCGTGCTGCCCGACGCGACACCGGAGCGCCTGGCCGAACTCTCCAAGGCGGGCATGCGCTCGTACCTGCGCTACTGGATGGAGTCGTTCCGGCTCCCCGCGTGGAGCGCGGACCGGGTGCGGGGCGGCTTCGAGCCGAAGGACCTGCACCACCTCACCGACGGCCTCGCCGCGGGCAGGGGCGTCGTCCTCGCCCTGCCGCACATGGCCAACTGGGACCTCGCCGGCGCCTGGGTCACCACCAAGCTGGAGACACCCTTCACGACCGTCGCCGAGCGCCTCAAGCCCGAGTCGCTGTACGACCGTTTCGTCGCCTACCGCGAGGGCCTCGGCATGGAGGTCCTGCCGCACAGCGGCGGCACCGCCTTCGGCACGCTCGCCCGGCGGCTGCGCGACGGCGGACTGGTCTGCCTGGTCGCCGAACGCGACCTGTCCTCGTCGGGCGTCGAGGTGCGGTTCTTCGGCGAGGCGACCCGGATGCCCGCCGGACCGGCCCTCCTCGCGCAGCAGACCGGCGCCGCGCTGCTGCCGGTGACGCTCTGGTACGACGACTCGACCGTCATGCAGGGCCGCGTCCATCCGCCCGTCGAGGTTCCCGTGTCAGGCACCCGTGCCGAGAAGACGTCTGTCATGACACAGGCGATGGCCGACGCCTTCGCCACGGGAATCGCCGACCACCCGGAGGACTGGCACATGCTGCAGCGGCTGTGGCTCAAGGACCTCGACGCCGGGAAGGCTCCTCAGGAGCCCCGCCCGCAGGAATCCGTGACCCCCGGGCATCCGGTCGAGCCCGAGACCCCCCTGGCCTCCGAGGCTCCCGAGAAGAGGACCCCGTGAGGATCGGCATCGTCTGCCCGTACTCCTGGGACGTCCCGGGCGGCGTCCAGTTCCACATCCGGGACCTGGCCGAGCACCTCATCGGCCTGGGACACGACGTCTCCGTCCTCGCCCCCTCGGACGACGACACCCCGCTGCCGCCGTACGTCGTCTCGGCGGGCCGCGCCGTCCCGGTGCCCTACAACGGCTCGGTGGCGCGGCTGAACTTCGGCTTCCTGTCGGCCGCGCGGGTACGGCGCTGGCTGCACGACGGCACCTTCGACGTGGTCCACATCCACGAACCGTCCTCGCCGTCCCTCGGCCTGCTCACCTGCTGGGCCGCGCAGGGCCCGATCGTCGCGACCTTCCACACCTCCAACCCGCGTTCCCGGGCGATGGTCGCCGCGTACTCGATCCTCCAGGCCGCCCTGGAGAAGATCAGCGCGCGCATCGCGGTGAGCGAGTACGCGCGCCGGACCCTCGTCGAGCACCTCGGCGGCGACGCCGTCGTCATCCCGAACGGCGTCGACGTCGACTTCTTCGCCCGTGCCAAGCCCAAGCCGGAGTGGCAGGGCGACACGATCGGCTTCATCGGCCGCATCGACGAGCCCCGCAAGGGACTGCCGGTGCTCATGAAGGCCCTGCCGAAGATCCTCGCCGAGCGCCCGCAGACGCGGCTCCTGGTCGCCGGACGCGGGGACGAGAAGGAGGCCGTGGAGTCGCTGCCCGCGGAGATGCGGTCGCGCGTCGAGTTCCTCGGCATGGTCAGCGACGAGGACAAGGCCCGCTTCCTGCGCAGCGTCGACCTGTACATCGCGCCCAACACGGGCGGCGAGAGCTTCGGGATCATCCTGGTCGAGGCGATGTCCGCCGGCGCGCCCGTGCTCGCCGCGGACCTCGACGCGTTCGCCCAGGTCCTCGACCAGGGCGCGGCCGGCGAGCTGTTCGCGAACGAGGACGCGGACGCCCTCGCCGCCGCCGCGCTGCGCCTGCTCGCCGACCCGGAGCGCCGCGCCGAACTGCGGAAGCGGGGGAGTGCCCACGTGCGGCGCTTCGACTGGTCGACGGTCGGCGCGGACATCCTCGCCGTCTACGAGACGGTGACGGACGGCGCGGCGGCGGTGGCCACGGACGAACGCACGGGCCTGCGCGCACGGTTCGGGATGGCCCGGGACTGACGTCAGGGCCGGTGCCCGGCCTGCCCAGGGGCCGGGCCCCTGGCGGCGGGCCGACCGGGCCTCCGGCGACCGGCCGACCGGGCCTCCGGCGACCGGCCGACCGGGCACCGGCCGACCGGGCGGACGCGGCACCGACGGTGCGAAGGGGGCCCGGTGCCTGACGGGGCCACGGGTCCGCACGGGTAGCCTTGCCGCCCGTGACCGCAACCCTCATCTGGATCCTCGTCGCGCTCGTGGCGATCGGCCTCTACCTGAGCTGGACCGCCGGACGGCTCGACCGCCTGCACGCCCGGATCGACGCCACCCGTGCCGGCCTCGACGCCCAGCTGCTGCGCCGGGCCTCCGTCGCGCAGGAACTGGCCACCTCCGGAGTGCTCGACCCGGCCGCCTCGATCGTGCTCTACGAAGCCGCCCACGCGGCCCGGCAGGCCGAGGAGGAGCAGCGTGAGGTGGCCGAGAGCGAACTGAGCCAGGCCCTTCGCGCGGTGTTCGGGGAGGTCCAGCAGGTCGAGGCGGTCCGCGAGGTCCCCGGCGGCGAGGAGGCCGCCGGCGAGCTGGCCCAGGCCGTCCGGCGCGTGCCGATGGCCCGGCGCTTCCACAACGACGCCGTACGGGCTGCCCGCGCCCTGCGCCGCCACCGCAAGGTCCGCTGGTTCCGGCTCGCCGGGCACGCACCCTTCCCGATGGCCTTCGAGATGGACGACGAGCCCCCGATCGCCCTGGCGGACCGCCCCACCAGCTGAGACCGTCTCCCGGACCGGCGGGAGGAGAGCCGGGGGAGGAGGCCGGTCGCGGGGAAAACGATCCACCGCCTCCTCATTGGCCCTTGCAGTGGACTGGTCACGTCGCGTTTCCTCGAAAGCGCACAAACCCTCTTTCACCCAGCGAGGTCACCCGTGTCCAGCACGCTTCCCAGCACCGCCCCGTCCGAGAACACCGCGATCGGCACCGCCCGCGTCAAGCGCGGCATGGCCGAGCAGCTCAAGGGCGGCGTGATCATGGACGTGGTCAACGCCGAGCAGGCGAAGATCGCCGAGGACGCCGGCGCCGTGGCCGTCATGGCCCTGGAGCGGGTCCCCGCCGACATCCGCAAGGACGGCGGCGTGGCCCGTATGTCGGACCCGAACATGATCGAGGAGATCATCGACGCGGTCTCCATCCCGGTGATGGCCAAGTCCCGCATCGGCCACTTCGTCGAGGCCCAGGTCCTGCAGTCCCTCGGCGTCGACTACATCGACGAGTCCGAGGTCCTCACCCCGGCCGACGAGGTCAACCACTCCGACAAGTGGGCCTTCACGACCCCCTTCGTCTGCGGTGCCACCAACCTGGGCGAGGCCCTGCGCCGTATCGCCGAGGGCGCGGCCATGATCCGCTCCAAGGGCGAGGCCGGTACCGGCAACGTCGTCGAGGCCGTCCGTCACCTGCGCCAGATCAAGAACGAGATCGCCAGGCTGCGCGGCTTCGACAACAACGAGCTGTA
The window above is part of the Streptomyces sp. NBC_01428 genome. Proteins encoded here:
- a CDS encoding phosphatidylinositol mannoside acyltransferase, giving the protein MTSLQDRLADGAYALGWSTVKKLPEPVAVRLGRTIADLAWKKRGKGVLRLESNYARVLPDATPERLAELSKAGMRSYLRYWMESFRLPAWSADRVRGGFEPKDLHHLTDGLAAGRGVVLALPHMANWDLAGAWVTTKLETPFTTVAERLKPESLYDRFVAYREGLGMEVLPHSGGTAFGTLARRLRDGGLVCLVAERDLSSSGVEVRFFGEATRMPAGPALLAQQTGAALLPVTLWYDDSTVMQGRVHPPVEVPVSGTRAEKTSVMTQAMADAFATGIADHPEDWHMLQRLWLKDLDAGKAPQEPRPQESVTPGHPVEPETPLASEAPEKRTP
- a CDS encoding LemA family protein; this translates as MTATLIWILVALVAIGLYLSWTAGRLDRLHARIDATRAGLDAQLLRRASVAQELATSGVLDPAASIVLYEAAHAARQAEEEQREVAESELSQALRAVFGEVQQVEAVREVPGGEEAAGELAQAVRRVPMARRFHNDAVRAARALRRHRKVRWFRLAGHAPFPMAFEMDDEPPIALADRPTS
- the pgsA gene encoding phosphatidylinositol phosphate synthase, encoding MGRPVASRGRAATPTLGKAMLNKYARAFFTRVLTPFAAFLIRRGVSPDTVTFLGTAGVMAGALVFFPRGEFFWGTIVITLFVFSDLVDGNMARQLGRSSRWGAFLDSTLDRVADGAIFGGFALWYAGGGDDNVLCAVSIFCLASGQVVSYTKARGEAIGLPVAVNGLVERAERLVISLVAAGLAGLHAFGVPGIQVLLPIALWIVAVGSLVTLVQRVVTVRRESAEADAAAAAANSEATS
- a CDS encoding glycosyltransferase family 4 protein; the encoded protein is MRIGIVCPYSWDVPGGVQFHIRDLAEHLIGLGHDVSVLAPSDDDTPLPPYVVSAGRAVPVPYNGSVARLNFGFLSAARVRRWLHDGTFDVVHIHEPSSPSLGLLTCWAAQGPIVATFHTSNPRSRAMVAAYSILQAALEKISARIAVSEYARRTLVEHLGGDAVVIPNGVDVDFFARAKPKPEWQGDTIGFIGRIDEPRKGLPVLMKALPKILAERPQTRLLVAGRGDEKEAVESLPAEMRSRVEFLGMVSDEDKARFLRSVDLYIAPNTGGESFGIILVEAMSAGAPVLAADLDAFAQVLDQGAAGELFANEDADALAAAALRLLADPERRAELRKRGSAHVRRFDWSTVGADILAVYETVTDGAAAVATDERTGLRARFGMARD
- the pdxS gene encoding pyridoxal 5'-phosphate synthase lyase subunit PdxS, with protein sequence MSSTLPSTAPSENTAIGTARVKRGMAEQLKGGVIMDVVNAEQAKIAEDAGAVAVMALERVPADIRKDGGVARMSDPNMIEEIIDAVSIPVMAKSRIGHFVEAQVLQSLGVDYIDESEVLTPADEVNHSDKWAFTTPFVCGATNLGEALRRIAEGAAMIRSKGEAGTGNVVEAVRHLRQIKNEIARLRGFDNNELYAAAKELRAPYEIVKEVAELGKLPVVLFSAGGVATPADAALMRQLGAEGVFVGSGIFKSGDPAKRAAAIVKATTFFDDPKIIADASRNLGEAMVGINCDTLPETERYANRGW